Sequence from the bacterium genome:
TTTCCCGATGACCGCCGCGGACATTGTCACTGTGCTGCCCAACCTGTCCAGCTCGTTCAAGCTTTCCAACGCCACCCGCTGCCTGGGCACGATCCGCACCGACCACGCCAACGGCGTGCTGGGGCTGCTGGGCGGCACGCCCGACTTGCTGCCGTTCCGCCTGAAGCTGGACGACAGCGAGCGCGGGCACGAGGAATACTACTTCGAGCTGGTCCGCCACAAGCGGCTCACTCCCACCCTGTCCTCGCTGGTGCTGCTCAACTCGCTCACCTCGCGCGGGGACATCGTGACCGAGCGCACCTACCGTGTTCAGGCCCGGATCGAGCTGGGCGGCGGCCTTCCGCCAGTGGAGATAAACGACCTGCTGGCCGGCCCGAACGCCCCGGTGGAGGCGATCCAGTCGGTGCAGATGGCGCTCCAGTACCTCTACGCCAACCAGTTCGGCCCGGCGGATGTGAGGAAGGTGGAGCTGGACCTGAACATCCGCGACGGCAACCCGCGGGCGCTGGTCAGCGAGGTCTACCTCGACCGGACCACGGTCTATCCCGGCGACACGCTGGGGCTGGACGTGCTGCTCAAGCCGCTGGACGCTCCCAAGCGGCGCGAGAGTTTCCGCCTGCCGCTGCCCGACCTGGGCGAGGATGCCCGTCTGTTCGTGCTGGTCGGCTCGGGGGATATGCTCACGCGCACCGAGTTCCAGCTCTCCCCCAGCCGTTTCCGCTACACCAGCCTGGCCCACCTGGTGCGGCTGATCAACGCCTCCCGGCGCGAGGACCGTGTATACGTGAAAATCTTCCGCCAGGACCGCGGTCTGCTGGTGGAAAACCGGGAGCTGGACAACCTGCCGCTTTCGGTCTGGAGCCTGCTGCGCTCCGGCAACACCAGCGGCGCGATCACCCCGCTGGCCGATGTCTCGGTGATCGAGACCGAGCGGGCCGCCGACTGCGTGATCAGCGGGTTCCGCCTTCTCCAGCTGGACTATAAACAGAACCGGTGAGTGTGTCCCGGCGACTCTCTGCGCGCTACAATCGTGACTCGGGAGGCCCCTTGTCCGCAAAGCTGAGTAAAAATGCGCTGACCTTTCTCCTGCTCCTGACTGCCGCCTCCGCGCGGGCGGATGGCCCCTCGTTCTGGACCGACAACTCGCGCGCCGATTTCATGAAAGGCAAGCCCGAGGGGGTCTCGATCCTGGAGAACGAGACCCTGGCCCTGGCCCCCGAGCTGCGCACCCGGGCCGCCCTGGGCGAGCCGGTGGTCTGGAGCCTGGTCCTGGACGGCAAGGGGCGGGTCTGGGCCGGCACGGGCCATGACGGTAAGCTGCTGCGCCTGGAGGCGAATGGCGACACGATCCTGGTGCGACACTTCGAGGAGCCGGAGGTCTCGGCCCTGGCCCTGGATACGCACTCAGGGGCGATTTACGCCGCCACCTCGCCGGAGGGACGCGTTTACCGGGTGAGCGCGGACGGCGCCACGGCGGAGGTGTGGTTCGACCCGCCGGAAAAGTACATCTGGGCCCTGCTTGTCGCTCCGGATGGTGTGCTCTACGCCGCAGCCGGCCCCTCGGCGACGGTCTACCGGATAGTCGGCAGCGGCAAGGGCCAGGCTGTCCTGCGCTCGGATGACCAGCATATAATCGCCCTGGCCCTGGACCGTAGCGGAAATCTCCTGGCCGGCAGCAGCGGCAAGGGCCTTCTTTACCAGGTCAGCCCAGCCGGCGCGGTCTCGATCCTCTACGACAGCCAGATGAAAGACATCCGCTCGATCCTGGTGGACAAGGACAACGGCCTGTTCGTCACCGCGTTCACCATGCAGTCGCCCGGCGAGCAGCCCAGCCCGCTGCTGCCGCCCCAGGCCGCCCGCAGCGGCCAGAGCGCCTCGGCCGTGGAACAGAAAGAGGGCGACTCCGGCCAGGACCAGGACAAGCAGGCCGGACAGTTCGTGATCCAGATGCCGGCCATGCAACTGGGCGAATCGGCCTCCAGCGAAATCTATTTCTTCGACACCGACCGTTTCCCCACCCGTATCTGGCAGGGCAGCGGCGAGACCCTTCTGGCCGCCGGACTCGACAGCCGCGGACGGGTGCTGTTCGTCTCGACCAAGGACAAGTCGAACCTCTGCAGCGTGGACCGCCTGGGCGACCAGGCCCTGCTCTGCCCGTTCCCGGATGACCAGGCCACCGCGTTCCTTTGCGATCCGTCCGGCGGG
This genomic interval carries:
- a CDS encoding SMP-30/gluconolactonase/LRE family protein, coding for MSAKLSKNALTFLLLLTAASARADGPSFWTDNSRADFMKGKPEGVSILENETLALAPELRTRAALGEPVVWSLVLDGKGRVWAGTGHDGKLLRLEANGDTILVRHFEEPEVSALALDTHSGAIYAATSPEGRVYRVSADGATAEVWFDPPEKYIWALLVAPDGVLYAAAGPSATVYRIVGSGKGQAVLRSDDQHIIALALDRSGNLLAGSSGKGLLYQVSPAGAVSILYDSQMKDIRSILVDKDNGLFVTAFTMQSPGEQPSPLLPPQAARSGQSASAVEQKEGDSGQDQDKQAGQFVIQMPAMQLGESASSEIYFFDTDRFPTRIWQGSGETLLAAGLDSRGRVLFVSTKDKSNLCSVDRLGDQALLCPFPDDQATAFLCDPSGGRTLIATSNMGKILELSGGCRSEGSFQSQVYNAGLPAEWGAITWKGDSPEGAQVRFRTRSGNTSRPDTTWSAWSAPFSPGMGAQIQSPARMYFQWEAILSSRSAGASPSVEEVNVSYLRRNRPPLLSRIKFMPQGVFIRKGGSGSSSGSEILIVDMPDEAEQLVNPKKNSGSTSNPFSGKKEYARGMRMAGWNASDANGDELRYSVYFRGVDESAWRPLALGLSDNALTWSTESMSDGWYVLKVTAMDSTDNPGARACLTERVSERFLVDNTPPVAEKISLSRSQGKAVVLTFEAADAVGRIGEAQVSLDGERWRAVFPQDGIADTPRESYREEFGNLAPGEHTVAVQILDEFHNTATFSRSIKMP